Below is a window of Streptomyces sp. NBC_01429 DNA.
CCGGCCGGCCCGCCGCCGCCAGCCCCGCGTCCCGGACGCGGGCGGCGGACGCGGCGAGATCGCCGAGGTCGTCACCGCGCGCCTGGAGGAGTACGGCGGCCTCGGCGACGTCCAGGGCGACACCGTCACGGGCGCGCTTGAGAGCACGGCGCATGGAGTTGGCGGTCGGTCCTCCGGGCTGCTGATTCGTCATGAATCGAGCATACGAGCGCGTCCGGGGATCTTGGGGGCACGCAGGGGGGTGGCAAAGCTCTCTCTCCTGTCAGGAATGACGGGAGAGGGTTCCCGCCGCCGTCGGACGTCACCCCGTACGCGCGAGTTCCGTGCCGATCAGCCCGGCGATCGCCGTCATCCCCGCCTCGTTGGGGTGGTACCCCACCCTCCCGGCGGCCACCGTGTATCCCTCGATCCAGGGGTCGCCCGCGCACGCGTCGTGGCCCCGGCTCTCGGCGGCGATGTCGATCAGCGTCGCGCCGGCGGTGTTCGCGGCGGTGGCGGTCGCCGCCGCGAGCCGGTCGGCGACCCCGCGCTCGAACGCCAGCTGGTCGTCGGTGAGCGGGACTCCGGGGCAGGGCCAGGCACCGGGGCCGCCCCCGGCCGCGGGCAGGATGGTCTGGTAGTTGACCAGGAGGACGCGCGCCTGCGGGGCCCTGGCGTGGACGGCGTCCACGACGTCCTTGATGAGGCCGGAGACGCGGTCGAGGTTCTGGTTGACGGCATTCCGGTCGACGGTTCCGCAGCTGGTGGACGTGCCGCTCGTCTGGCAGGAGTACGTACCGAGACTGCCCAGGTAGTTGACGTCGTTGCCGCCGATGGTGACGGTGACGAGCCGGGCGTCCGCCGTCACCGCCTCGATCTGCGGGGGTTGGCCCGCCTGGCTCCGGGTGAGGACGTCGGCGGTGGTGGCGCCGCCGCAGGTGGCGTCGGCCAGGTCCAGGCCCCACGTGCGGGCGACCTGGCTCGCGTAGTTGTTCCCGGACCGCGTGCACACGGCGTCGCCGATGCCCGTCTTGGCGGGCGGAATCCCGGGCCCGGCGGCGAAGGAGCTGCCCAGCGCCACATAGCGCGGACCGGCGGAGGCGGCCCCCGCGGCCGTGGGACGGAGGAACGCCGCCGCCAGCAGCGCGAGCAGGAGCAGCGGCAGCAGGAGTACGAGGGGGACGGAGGGTGCGGTTCTGAACGGTGACTTTGCCCTGGACACAGCTTCTCGCCTCTCGACGGAGTCCGGAAGAACCATGAGCTGAGCGGGCCAAGTTGTTCGGCCGGGCACACCTTCGCCCGGCCGGCCAAACCTGTCAAGAACACGTCACGATTGCCGCTCCGGCCTCAGACGTACGGCGTGTACGCGTCCAGCGCGCGCAGCACCTCGCCCTCGCCCGCCGACGGCAGCTGGAGGACGACCTCCTCGATGCCCAGCTCCGCGTAGTGCGCCAGCTTCCCCTCGCTCGGGACCACCGCGTACGGCACGACCTGGAGGTCGCCCGGGTCCCGGCCCGCCGCCGCCCAGACCGCGCGCAGCGCCGGGAGCGCCTCCGTGAGACCCCGGCCGCCGATCGGCAGCCAGCCGTCAGCGCCCTCGGCGATCCCCGCGAAGAGCTTCGGTCCGGCCGCGCCGCCGATGAGGACGCGGGGCTTGCCCCGTACCGGCTTCGGGTACGCGTGGCTGGCCCGTACCGCGCCGAACTCGCCCTTGTACGCGGTCGGTTCGGCCGCCCACAGGGCCCGCATCAGCGCCAGCCGCTCCTGGGTGAGCGCGCGCCGCGACGTCCACTCCACTCCGTGGTCGGCGGCCTCTTCCTTGTTCCAGCCGAAGCCGACGCCGAGCGTGAAGCGCTCGCCGGAGAGATGGTCGAGGGTGGCGACCTGCTTGGCCAGATCGATCGGGTCGTGCTGCGCGACGAGCGTGATGCCGGTGCCGAGCCCCAGCCGCTCGGTCACGGCGGCGGCCTGGCCGAGGGCGACGAAGGGGTCGAGCGTCCGGCCGTACTCACGCGGCAGCTCGCCGCCGGCCGGGTACGGGCTGGTCCGCTCGACGGGGATGTGGGTGTGCTCGGGGAGGTAGAGCCCCGCGAAGCCGCGCTCCTCCAGCTCACGGGCCAGCCGTACGGGCGTGATCGTCTCGTCGGTGAGGAAGATGGTGGTCGCGATCCGCATGGGTGGAGCCTCCGTCGTGGGCGTCGGTGGGGCGGCTGTCACCGTACAGCTCCTGGTTACTCGCAGGTAGGGGTGCGCGGGGTGCCCCGGCCGTGTTTCGGTCATGCGGCAACCCCCTTGCCGTGCGCCACGGTTCACCGGGCACGAGCAGAGTGCACGGCAGACATATGCGTCCGGGCGGCGCGTGCGAACGCCCGGACGCACCCACGCCCACCCCCCGGGAGCCGCCGTCATGGACAAGGACCGCACCGACCTCGTTCCCCCGGGGCCCGGCAGACGAGCGCTCCTGGTGACGGGAGCCGCCGCCGTGCTTACGTTGAGTCCTGTGAGCTTCGCGAACGCCGCATCGGCATCGGCAGACGGCACCGAAGGCACCGGAGGTACCGGAAGCGACACGGCCGCCGGCACCGGCACCGGCACCGGCGGCCGGACCAGCACCAGGACCGTGCGCGGCACACTGCCGCCCGGCGCGCCCGACTTCGTCCATCTGCCCGTCGAGGTGCCCTCCGGCGTCAACGAGATCCACGTCGCCTACACCTACGAACGCCCGGCCGTCCCGGCAGGCACCCAGGGCAACGCCCTCGACATCGGGATCTTCGACGAGCGCGGCACACGGCTGGGCGGCCCGGGGTTCCGGGGCTGGTCGGGCGGCGCGCGCACCGAGTTCTTCCTGCGCGAGGACGCGGCCACCCCCGGCTACCTCCCGGGCCCGGTGCGCGCGGGCACCTGGCACATCGCGCTCGGCCCGTACACCGTCGCCCCCGAGGGGCTGGCGTACGAGGTGACGATCACGCTCCGGTTCGGTCCGCCGGCCCCGGGCGGAACGCCCGCGCCCGCGTACCCGCCCCGGCGCGCGAAGGGGCGCGGGCGGGCCTGGTACCGGGGTGACTGCCACATCCACTCCGTGCACTCCGACGGGAGGCGCACCCCCGCCGAGATCGCCGCGCTGGCCCGCGCCGCCGGGCTCGACTTCATCAACACCAGCGAGCACAACACCAGCTCCGCGCACCGCGCCTGGGAGGGCCTGTGGGGCGACGACCTGCTGATCCTGACGGGCGAGGAGGTCACCACCCGCAACGGCCACGTCGTGGCCCTCGGCATGGACGCCGGTACGTTCATCGACTGGCGCTACCGCGCCCGCGACAACCGCTTCGGCCACTTCGCCCGGGAGATCCGCCGGGCCGGCGGCCTGGTGGTCCCGGCGCATCCGCACGGCACCTGCCTGGGCTGCAACTGGAAGTTCGGCTTCGCCGACGCCGACGCGGTGGAGGTCTGGAACGGCCCGTACACGCCCGACGACGAGGTCTCCCTCGCCGAGTGGGACAACCTGCTGGTCGCCGCTGCCCGTTCGGGCGGACGCTGGACCCCGGCGATGGGCAGCAGCGACGCCCACCGCGACCCCGACGCGATCGGCACCCCGCAGACGGTGGTGCTGGCGGACGACCTCAGCCGCGAGGCCGTCCTCGCCGGTCTGCGCGCGGGCCGCAGCTACGTCGCCGAGTCGGCGAAGGTCTCCCTCTCCTTCGGCGCGACCGGCGGCAGGGGCGGCCACGCGGGCATCGGCGAGCGTCTGCGCGTGGCCCCCGACGCCCCGGTCACCGTACGGCTGGAGGTCACCGGAGCCCCCGGCCGCACCGCCCACTTCGTCACCGACCAGGGCACCCTGCACACGGTCACCCTCCCCGACACGGGGACCGGGACGGCCGAGTGGCACACCACCGCCTCCTACGCCACCTACGTACGGGCCGAGGTGCGCCACGCCCCGGCCGCGCCGCCCCTCCCGGGAGCCCTGGCGGCCTTCACCAACCCGGTGTTCCTCGGCGAGTGACGGGGCGGGGGCGGGTCCGCCCCGCGCGTCCCGCCCACGCGACCCCCGCGCGTCCCGCCCACGCACCCCCGGCGGACCGGCGCACGCGACCCGGGGCGTACCCGCGCACACGCCCGGGGCGCCTCCCGTACACCCACGTATCCCTCATGCGCCCCGCGAACCCCACGAACCCCACAGAATCCACGGACACCCCACGAACTCACCATGCTCCACGCGCAATCCACCCCCGACCCCGCCCCCATCTGATGCCCCTTCAGCCACAAGGCGTC
It encodes the following:
- a CDS encoding SGNH/GDSL hydrolase family protein; this encodes MSRAKSPFRTAPSVPLVLLLPLLLLALLAAAFLRPTAAGAASAGPRYVALGSSFAAGPGIPPAKTGIGDAVCTRSGNNYASQVARTWGLDLADATCGGATTADVLTRSQAGQPPQIEAVTADARLVTVTIGGNDVNYLGSLGTYSCQTSGTSTSCGTVDRNAVNQNLDRVSGLIKDVVDAVHARAPQARVLLVNYQTILPAAGGGPGAWPCPGVPLTDDQLAFERGVADRLAAATATAANTAGATLIDIAAESRGHDACAGDPWIEGYTVAAGRVGYHPNEAGMTAIAGLIGTELARTG
- a CDS encoding LLM class F420-dependent oxidoreductase — encoded protein: MRIATTIFLTDETITPVRLARELEERGFAGLYLPEHTHIPVERTSPYPAGGELPREYGRTLDPFVALGQAAAVTERLGLGTGITLVAQHDPIDLAKQVATLDHLSGERFTLGVGFGWNKEEAADHGVEWTSRRALTQERLALMRALWAAEPTAYKGEFGAVRASHAYPKPVRGKPRVLIGGAAGPKLFAGIAEGADGWLPIGGRGLTEALPALRAVWAAAGRDPGDLQVVPYAVVPSEGKLAHYAELGIEEVVLQLPSAGEGEVLRALDAYTPYV
- a CDS encoding CehA/McbA family metallohydrolase, whose product is MDKDRTDLVPPGPGRRALLVTGAAAVLTLSPVSFANAASASADGTEGTGGTGSDTAAGTGTGTGGRTSTRTVRGTLPPGAPDFVHLPVEVPSGVNEIHVAYTYERPAVPAGTQGNALDIGIFDERGTRLGGPGFRGWSGGARTEFFLREDAATPGYLPGPVRAGTWHIALGPYTVAPEGLAYEVTITLRFGPPAPGGTPAPAYPPRRAKGRGRAWYRGDCHIHSVHSDGRRTPAEIAALARAAGLDFINTSEHNTSSAHRAWEGLWGDDLLILTGEEVTTRNGHVVALGMDAGTFIDWRYRARDNRFGHFAREIRRAGGLVVPAHPHGTCLGCNWKFGFADADAVEVWNGPYTPDDEVSLAEWDNLLVAAARSGGRWTPAMGSSDAHRDPDAIGTPQTVVLADDLSREAVLAGLRAGRSYVAESAKVSLSFGATGGRGGHAGIGERLRVAPDAPVTVRLEVTGAPGRTAHFVTDQGTLHTVTLPDTGTGTAEWHTTASYATYVRAEVRHAPAAPPLPGALAAFTNPVFLGE